One Palaemon carinicauda isolate YSFRI2023 chromosome 4, ASM3689809v2, whole genome shotgun sequence DNA segment encodes these proteins:
- the LOC137640223 gene encoding chromobox protein homolog 1-like produces MPRRIDDSPMSGSEEEEEEFSVEKVVDKRIHGNKVEYLLKWKGYGNEDNTWEPEDNLDCPDLIEEFERKRKEELKKKDEKKKKTHDEPSKKKSEDSNHKASSKNKESSKDVVKDANKESAKDSSKDTTKGTVKETTKDSNKETTKDSSKETTKDSSKETTKDSNKETTKDSNKEATKDSNKEATKDSNKEMTKDSNKETKESNKETTKDSAKESSKNSVKESKEPEKESQKRKSSGKEPPKKKTSMDTGPKGFDRGLDVEKIIGATDTENGDLMFLIKWKGINEVELVPAKEANVKVPQLVISFYEARLTWNTTTDEEC; encoded by the exons ATGCCTCGTCGGATTGATGATTCCCCAATGTCAGGtagtgaagaagaggaggaggaattctcAGTTGAAAAAGTAGTTGACAAGAGAATTCATGGTAATAAAGTAGAATACCTTCTCAAGTGGAAAGGCTATGGCAA TGAGGACAACACCTGGGAGCCAGAGGACAATTTAGACTGCCCAGACTTGATAGAAGAGTTTGAGAGAAAAAGGAAAGAAGAGTTGAAGAAAAAAGACGAGAAAAAAAAGAAGACCCATGATGAGCCAAGCAAAAAGAAATCTGAAGACTCAAACCATAAGGCTTCAAGTAAAAATAAAGAATCTAGTAAAGATGTAGTTAAAGATGCAAACAAAGAGTCCGCAAAAGATTCAAGTAAAGATACAACAAAAGGTACAGTTAAAGAAACAACAAAAGATTCAAATAAAGAGACAACAAAAGATTCAAGTAAAGAGACAACAAAAGATTCAAGTAAAGAAACAACAAAAGATTCAAATAAAGAAACAACAAAAGATTCAAATAAAGAAGCAACAAAAGATTCAAATAAAGAAGCAACAAAGGATTCAAATAAAGAGATGACCAAAgattcaaataaagaaacaaaagaatCAAATAAAGAAACCACAAAAGATTCAGCTAAAGAATCTAGCAAAAATTCAGTGAAAGAATCTAAGGAGCCAGAAAAGGAGTCACAGAAGAGAAAGTCAAGTGGAAAGGAACCTCCAAAGAAGAAAACATCGATG GACACTGGTCCTAAAGGATTTGACCGCGGATTAGATGTAGAAAAAATCATCGGTGCTACAGATACTGAAAATGGGGACTTGATGTTCTTGATTAAATG gAAAGGAATAAATGAGGTAGAATTGGTTCCAGCCAAGGAGGCTAATGTCAAAGTCCCACAGTTAGTTATAAGCTTTTATGAAGCGAGGTTAACTTGGAACACCACTACAGATGAGGAATGTTGA